A DNA window from Alligator mississippiensis isolate rAllMis1 chromosome 11, rAllMis1, whole genome shotgun sequence contains the following coding sequences:
- the ISL2 gene encoding insulin gene enhancer protein ISL-2, with protein MVDIIFHYPFLGAMGDHSKKKPGIAMCVGCGSQIHDQYILKVSPDLEWHAACLKCAECSQYLDETCTCFVRDGKTYCKRDYIRLFGIKCAKCKVGFSSSDLVMRARDNVYHIECFRCSVCSRQLLPGDEFSLRDHELLCRADHSLLLDRSAADSPRSPGHLQSTRALHLAEPGPGRQPALRPHVHKASEKTTRVRTVLNEKQLHTLRTCYAANPRPDALMKEQLVEMTGLSPRVIRVWFQNKRCKDKKKSLLMKQLQQQQHSDKASLQGLTGTPLVAGSPIRHESAVQGSAVEVQTYQPPWKALSDFALQSDLDQPAFQQLVSFSESGSLGNSSGSDVTSLSSQLPDTPNSMVPSPVET; from the exons ATGGTGGATATTATTTTTCATTATCCTTTTCTGGGTGCTATGGGGGATCATTCCAAGA AGAAGCCCGGGATTGCCATGTGTGTGGGCTGTGGGAGTCAGATCCATGACCAGTACATCCTGAAGGTCTCCCCGGACCTCGAGTGGCATGCAGCATGTCTCAAATGCGCTGAATGCAGCCAGTACTTGGATGAAACCTGCACTTGTTTTGTGAGAGATGGCAAGACATACTGTAAAAGGGATTATATCAG GCTGTTCGGCATCAAGTGTGCCAAGTGCAAGGTGGGATTCAGCAGCAGTGATTTGGTGATGAGAGCCCGGGACAACGTGTACCACATCGAGTGCTTCCGCTGCTCCGTCTGCAGCCGCCAGCTCCTGCCCGGGGACGAGTTCTCGCTGCGGGACCACGAGCTGCTGTGTCGGGCGGACCACAGCCTGCTGCTGGACAGGAGCGCGGCCGACAGCCCCCGGAGCCCGGGCCACCTGCAGAGCACCAGGGCCCTGCATCTGGCAG AGCCGGGCCCCGGCCGCCAGCCCGCCCTGCGGCCCCACGTGCACAAGGCGAGCGAGAAGACCACCCGCGTGCGCACGGTGCTGAACGAGAAGCAGCTGCACACGCTGCGGACGTGCTACGCCGCCAACCCGCGGCCCGACGCGCTCATGAAGGAGCAGCTGGTGGAGATGACGGGGCTGAGCCCGCGCGTCATCCGCGTCTGGTTCCAGAACAAGCGCTGCAAGGACAAGAAGAAATCGCTGCTcatgaagcagctgcagcagcagcagcacagcgaCAAGGCG AGTCTGCAGGGCCTGACTGGGACGCCGCTGGTGGCCGGCAGCCCGATCCGCCACGAGAGCGCGGTGCAGGGCAGCGCCGTGGAGGTGCAGACCTACCAGCCGCCCTGGAAAGCGCTCAGCGACTTCGCGCTGCAGAGCGACCTGGACCAGCCCGCCTTCCAGCAGCTG gtctccttctccgaATCCGGCTCCTTGGGCAACTCCTCCGGCAGCGATGTGACCTCCCTGTCCTCGCAGCTACCCGACACCCCCAACAGCATGGTGCCCAGCCCGGTGGAGACGTGA